One Lepus europaeus isolate LE1 chromosome 7, mLepTim1.pri, whole genome shotgun sequence DNA segment encodes these proteins:
- the LOC133764211 gene encoding olfactory receptor 10Q1-like has product MLAWKPVFNHSGPTEFVFRLFTAVPEFQVLLFLLFLLLYLLILCGNTAIISVVCTHSSLHTPMYFFLCNLSLLEICYTTVVVPLMLSNILGAQKPIPLAGCGAQMFFFATLGGFDCFLLAVMAYDRYVAICHPLHYTFIMTQRLCIQMVVGSVGLSIILSLLLSASVFTLPFCGHRQEINHFLCDVPPVLRLACADTHVHQGILYLVSFLMLTVPFLLICVSYVFITRAILRIRSAQGRSRAFSTCSSHLTVVLLQYGCCSLVYLRPRSSTSEDEDRKIALVYTFITPLLNPLIYTLRNKDIKGALKKAVVSKAASGTN; this is encoded by the coding sequence ATGTTGGCTTGGAAACCTGTCTTCAACCACTCTGGCCCtactgagtttgttttccgccTGTTCACGGCTGTCCCAGAATTCCAggtccttctcttccttctcttcctcctcctctacctGCTGATCCTCTGTGGCAACACAGCCATCATCTCTGtggtgtgcacacacagctccctccacacccccatgtacttcttcctgtgCAATCTGTCTCTCCTGGAAATCTGCTACACCACTGTTGTGGTGCCCCTGATGCTGTCCAACATTTTGGGAGCCCAGAAGCCCATTCCGTTGGCTGGCTGTGGGGCCCAAATGTTCTTCTTTGCCACCCTTGGTGGATTTGACTGTTTCCTCCTGGCAGTCATGGCCTATGACCGCTACGTGGCCATCTGCCACCCACTGCACTACACCTTCATCATGACCCAGAGGCTGTGCATTCAGATGGTGGTGGGCTCTGTAGGCCTGTCCATCATTCTCTCCCTACTGCTCTCTGCCTCAGTCTTCACCCTGCCCTTCTGTGGGCACCGCCAGGAAATCAACCACTTCCTCTGTGATGTGCCTCCAGTCTTGCGCCTGGCGTGCGCGGACACCCACGTGCACCAGGGTATCCTCTACCTGGTGAGTTTCCTCATGCTGACGGTGCCCTTCCTGCTCATCTGCGTCTCCTACGTGTTCATCACCCGCGCCATCCTCCGCATCCGCTCTGCCCAGGGCCGCAGCAGGGCTTTCTCCACCTGCTCCTCGCACCTCACAGTGGTCCTGCTTCAGTacggctgctgcagcctggtctACCTGCGTCCCCGGTCCAGCACCTCGGAGGACGAGGACCGCAAAATCGCACTCGTCTACACCTTCATCACCCCCTTACTCAACCCTCTGATCTACACCCTCAGGAACAAGGATATCAAAGGTGCTCTGAAGAAAGCCGTTGTCAGTAAAGCGGCCTCTGGCACCAACTGA